The Humulus lupulus chromosome 3, drHumLupu1.1, whole genome shotgun sequence genome window below encodes:
- the LOC133822630 gene encoding KIN17-like protein has product MGKNDFLTPKAIANRIKAKGLQKLRWYCQMCQKQCRDENGFKCHCMSEGHQRQMQVFGQNPTRIIDGYSEEFETSFLEHMKRSHRFSRVAATVIYNEYINDRHHVHMNSTEWATLTDFVKYLGRTGKCKVEETAKGWFMTYIDRDSETLFKEKLKNKRIKADMVEEEKQEREIKKQIERAEQLMPVANGSDQSQELEQKKELKLESGVKIGFALGSSSSKIVGKEKAESSKLVFDELESEKGNKGEKRKADGSSTKSALEELMREEEKKKEKINRKDYWLCEGIIVKVMSKALAEKGYYKQKGVVRKVIDKYVGEIEMLDSKHVLRIDQEELETVIPQIGGLIRIVNGAYRGSSARLLAVDTDKFCAKVQIEKGVYDGRVLKAVEYEDICKIIQ; this is encoded by the coding sequence ATGGGGAAGAACGATTTTCTGACGCCGAAAGCAATCGCCAATAGAATCAAAGCAAAAGGTCTCCAGAAGCTGCGATGGTACTGCCAGATGTGTCAGAAGCAATGTCGGGATGAGAATGGGTTTAAGTGCCATTGTATGAGCGAAGGCCACCAGCGCCAGATGCAGGTCTTCGGCCAAAACCCGACTCGAATTATCGATGGCTACTCCGAAGAGTTCGAGACTAGTTTTCTCGAGCACATGAAGCGGAGCCACCGGTTTAGCCGTGTGGCCGCCACTGTAATTTACAATGAGTACATCAACGACAGGCACCACGTACATATGAACTCCACCGAGTGGGCTACTCTCACGGATTTCGTCAAGTACTTGGGCCGTACTGGGAAGTGCAAGGTCGAGGAAACGGCCAAGGGTTGGTTTATGACTTATATTGATAGAGATTCGGAGACCCTTTTCAAGGAGAAGTTGAAGAACAAGAGGATTAAAGCAGATATGGTGGAGGAAGAGAAGCAAGAGAGGGAGATAAAGAAACAGATTGAAAGGGCTGAGCAATTGATGCCTGTGGCAAATGGCTCGGATCAGTCTCAAGAGCTTGAGCAAAAGAAAGAATTGAAGTTGGAGAGTGGGGTTAAGATTGGTTTTGCGCTGGGATCGTCTTCGTCAAAGATAGTAGGCAAGGAGAAGGCCGAGAGCTCGAAATTGGTGTTTGATGAGTTGGAGAGCGAAAAGGGTAACAAGGGCGAGAAGAGAAAAGCTGATGGGAGTTCCACGAAATCGGCattggaggaactgatgagggaggaggagaagaagaaagagaagattAACAGAAAGGATTACTGGTTATGTGAAGGAATCATTGTTAAGGTTATGAGTAAAGCCTTGGCTGAGAAGGGGTATTATAAGCAGAAAGGGGTTGTACGGAAAGTCATTGATAAATATGTTGGGGAAATTGAAATGCTTGACAGCAAgcatgtgttgagaattgatCAGGAAGAGCTGGAGACAGTGATTCCCCAAATTGGGGGACTTATTAGGATTGTGAATGGTGCATACCGTGGATCGAGTGCAAGGCTGTTAGCGGTGGATACAGATAAGTTTTGTGCTAAGGTGCAGATAGAGAAGGGTGTTTATGATGGTAGAGTGCTTAAAGCTGTTGAGTATGAAGATATATGTAAAATCATCCAGTGA